The genomic stretch CAATAGCCTGTCCGTATAATGAACCGGCCGGTCCTTTCACTACTTCCACGTTGCCTATAGAACCAAAATCAATATCATCCATCAGGGTGATACCTTCTGCATCGGTAATCGGTATGCCATTTAGATACACTTTATAGCCTTGCCCGTCAAAATTACTGTTCACTCCATTGGTTCCTCGTGCGCCATTGCCATATCCGCGAATATTAAATTGCTGACCGGCAGACACCGTTCGTCTCTCCATAAACACTCCGGGAATATTGGTGTTAATGGCATCATCCATAAACAAGCCTGTACTTCTCTTTATTTCAACCGTACTCAACTTGGCAATAGAACTAGGTTGATACAACACCGATTTGTTGGTACCGGAGGTAGCCGTCACTTCCACCGTGTTTAGGTTTTTTCCCGAAGTGGTCAAGTACACCGTCAATTCGTCTTCACAGTTCTTGACGACTTCCTTATGTGGTTCATAACCCAAGTAAGATACGGTTATCTCCATAGATTCTCGACACGTTATGTAAAAGAATCCCTCCTTGTCTGAGGTGGTTCCCTCAGTCGCTGAAATCTGAATAGTAGCTTCAGAAAGCGGCATGTTATTGCTTGCATCCACCACCTTGCCTTTCAACTGTGTGGATTGTGCAAATGAAATATAGGCTAACATCATAGCAATGCCTATCAAATAAATTTTTTTCATGTTCTTTATAAATTAATGATTTAGAAAATAGAACAGCCTCTTGGGCGGCCCATTAGAAAGATTATCAATGCTCCCCCGTCTCAAAACCGAGCCGGTATATCTAATGCCAGAAATAATCAGGGGAAGGCTATCAAGCCCACGGTGGAGGAGATAAAACTTCTTTTACTCGACATGGATATTGATGGGTGTATTCTTGGAAGGATAGCAGGATATCGGGGGTGCGAATCCATAAGGAAGGTGCCGGTTCATAAAACAAACTGAACAGTATGCGCAACAAGTTTTTCATCGGCACGGTAGAGGATTTTCTCGTATCGTCGTTCTTATCAAACTGCTGCTCTATACTCGCCAGCAAGCCGGTCTCTTGTTCATCATTAATGCAATAATAAATCGTGGCTTGCTCTACTCTTCGTTTTCGAACCACATCATACATTACTCCCTGATAGCGGAATTCATTTTTATCTTCCCAAAGAAACATAGCTGCATTACCAGGATAGGCAGTAATGACATGAAGTTGATCATTCGACAAGCCCCTCTTTATTTGTGCTTTAATTTCAGTTCTTACCCGATACTGCTGCACTTTAAAAATGAGCAAAAGCCCTGTCGAATAAAAGATGAAAATGAAAAGTAAAATCAGCAGCCCTAATCTCTTCACGAAGCAATAATAACAAAGGCCGCTGAAATGCGGTTACCATCGCTGCAAGGCACCGCAGGAGACAGGGGCAAGCCCTCTCCCGCCCAAAGCATTTTCAATTATCTGATAGCGTACTCCACAGAGATAACCACCCGCACATTCTTAGTGATATCAGAACTACTGCCCGGATTATAATTTTCACCCGAGGATTGTGATAGAGATATATCTCTATCCATAATGGTAAAAAGCCCCTGATTGGCTTTTCTCATTTTACCCAAACCGGTATTACTGTTTTTAGCAAACTGCTCTGCCGCCTTTTGTGCATTGACGGTAGCTTCGGCAAGCATGTCGGGTTTAATAGAGTTCAGTTGGGTATAGATGAATTTCAAATCACTGCCTCCCCATTCAGGGCCGGAAGAAAGCACCACTCCGGCATTCAGCAAGTCACTGGTCATGCGGCTTACTTTTTGAATCTGATCCACATTGTTTGACCGCACCTCTACCGTCTCT from Bacteroidota bacterium encodes the following:
- a CDS encoding SIMPL domain-containing protein, translating into MEKRGLSILALAILVGMVVGAFILGKSIERFKTDDRYISVKGFSEREVKADLAIWPLKIRMAVGDIQTGSKSMESARVKVIEFLTKNGINPEEIIRKNLTVVDKQAREYESANDRTGLRYILEETVEVRSNNVDQIQKVSRMTSDLLNAGVVLSSGPEWGGSDLKFIYTQLNSIKPDMLAEATVNAQKAAEQFAKNSNTGLGKMRKANQGLFTIMDRDISLSQSSGENYNPGSSSDITKNVRVVISVEYAIR